Sequence from the [Clostridium] scindens genome:
ATTATCTTCCAAAAAGAAATCCCTCTGCTTGAAAAGAATGAGACCGAAAAAGAATTAAGAGTGTCTCCGCTGCTTCGCTCCATCCGAATGGATGTATTTTCCATGGATCAGGAAAAGGTTATTTATAATACGGAAATGCAGCAGAAAAGAAGGGCAGATTTGGCGAAGCGCAGCAGATACTACCAGTCCATGACGGATACATCATTGCTGGAGCCAGGAGTACCGGATTACAATCGGCTGAATACGTCGTATATTATAATGATAATGCCGTTTGATTTATTCGGTTATAAAAGGTATGTATATACATTTCGATCCAGGTGCGAGGAGGAGGCAGAGTGCATTCTTGAAGATGGGGCAACCCGAATATTCTTGAATACCCGGGGAGAGAATGATAGCGAGGTTCCCCGGGAACTGGTAGAGTTCCTGCACTATCTGGAAAATACGACGGATGAGGCAGCAGCCGGGACGGACAGCGAGAGGATTAAAAGGATCCATAAACGGGTTTGCGAGGTAAGGCTTAGCGAGGAAGTCGGGGTGAAGTATATGCAGGCATGGGAAGAGAAATATTATGAGAAACAGGAGGCCAGGGAGGAAGGCATAAAGCTTGGCATTGAGGAAGGCATTCAAACAGGCGAGAGAAGAAAATTGAGGGAATTGGCTATAAAGAAGCAGCAAAAGGGAAAATCTATAGAGGAGATTGCGGAAATCCTGGAAGAGGATGAAGAGACGATTCGGCAGTTGCTGGAAGAGCAGGCCTGATTATATCGTAAACGCAATATTAATTTTAGTAAGAGAAGAGATACATGAACAAAGCAGGCAAGAGATATGCCTGCTTTTATATTGCTTGAAAACGTAAGATTAGACAAATAGAAGGGTCTGTCTACATAAAAAACATTTACGCATGTTTGTTCCTTTATCTTTTGCGGATATGTGCCTAGAATGTTAATTAAATAACAAAACTTTAGCAGAAAGGAGAACAAAAAGGAATGAAAGATTATCTAGGTTTTAAAGGAAAGGTATGCGTTGTATCTGGAGCAAGAACAGGTGTAGGAAAAGCGGCTGCGGAAATTCTTGTTGATCTTGGAGCGAAGGTATACGCGGCAGGCAGAAACAGGGGGGAGATTGAGGGGATTGAGAAATTTGTCATTATGGACTTATGCAGTAAAGAGTCAATTGACAAAGCGTTTAAAGAATTCCCGGAGAAGATTGACTGTTTTATCGGCTGCGCTGGATTATTTGGGGATGTAAATGATTTTATGTCTGTAACTATCACGAATTTTGTCTCGAATAAATACATAATCCAGGAATATTTAAGTAAGCGTATTGTCGACAAAGGTACGATTGGTTTTGTAACATCTAATAACGGGACGCACTGGGAGCAGGAAAGATTTAGAAAAGAGTGTCAGGCAACCATTGAGGCAGAGGGCTGGGAAGGAACGATACAGCAGCTTATCGATTCCGGATTAAGCCAGAAAACAGGGATGGATGGGTATAATTTTTCTAAAAGGTGCATGAACAATTTTCTGACCAGGACTGCCCATGATCTAAGCAAGCGTAATGTCAGGGTCAATTATGTCCTGCCTGGCCCCATTGATACCAAAATGCTTCATGCGTGTATGGATAATGCGGGAGCGCCAGTGGAAAGCCTGCTGAATTCAGTGCTGGAAAACGCTGACCATATCTGCGCGCCAGAGGAGGTTGCGGCTCCATTGATCGCTATGTGCTCAAATATGATGACCTATGTAACAGGGGCGGGGATATATACGGATTTTGGCCTGGATTCCTATATCCGGCTTGGACTTATAGAAGACCGGGTTGCCGGACAATATGAACCGTTGATATAAGAAATCAAAGGAGGAGTAGGAAAGATGACGAATAAGACAAGAGCTTGGCTTACATGGCTTGGCCTGGCGATAGTAGGGAGTTTAATGGGGGTTGCATATGGCGCTCCTACGTTGCTGTATGAGACTATACTGGAAAATACCGGGTGCACGCCGACGCAGTTTGGATTTATTTTTTCAGCAATGGGAATTAGCTTATTGATAGGCAGCCTGTTAGTGGGGAAAGCGATTGAGATAAATAGCAAAGCGTTTTCTATGGCAGGCTCGCTTTGCGCATTAATTCTTTATGCGGCAATTGGGCTAAGCAATAGTATTTTTGTAATTATTGTTGCGGGATTTTTGTATGGATTAATCTTCCAGTTTTGCGGAAATTCATTGCTGAGTGCCATGTGCGCGAGATGGTTCAATATAGGCAGGGGGAAAGTCGTATCTATTGCATTTGTATTGCAGGCATTAGCGAGCGTTATACTGAATCCTATTTTGGCAAAACTGGTAGTAGCGATAGGAGGAAAGGCAGCGGCCCTGCTATTAGGAATTGTATTTTCGGGAGTATCCTTTTTCCTCCTGGCATTTGCGGTGAGCAGATTCCCGGAACATTATAATATGAAAGCGATTGATCTCGGGAAAAATATGAAGGAAGAAAAGATATCAGAAGAAAAAGAAGCAGAAGGATACGAGTGTTCTTTGCCAGTGTTAAAAATCATTATGACACCCGCGTTTTTACTGCTTGCGGTCAGTGTATTCCTTATGTCTATGGGCTCAAATATTTATTTTAGCAATTCAACCATGATCTTCCAAAGTTTTGGACTGGATTATGAAAGCGCTGCTCTGGCAATGTCCATATATGGAATCGCGGGCATGGCCATTAGTTTTTTGAGCGGCGTGATCATTGATAAGCTTGGGCCGAAGAAAGGGTTATCAATATTTTTTGGGCTTGCGGCAGCAGTCTGCCTTGCGTGTCCGTTATTAAAGGGTTGGACAGGCGCTGTGATTTTTGCTGTATTTATCCCCTGCTGCTCGGTTTGGAATATGATTGCCGCTATGGCGCTGCCAAAGATGTTTGGCGTAAAAAGAAGCGCTTCGCTTATGGGCTATATTAATTTCTGCGGAAGCCTGTGCTCGATCATTATCGGACCGATAGCCACCGGACTTTATGGGATGACAGGCTCATATGTAACGCCTGTCGTTATTACCGGAGCAGGCATAGCGATTGCTACAGTATTTGTATGGATTTCCTTAGGAGATAAGATGGCTGCAGGCGTGCGCAGGCGGGATGAGATGTTTCGGATTAGGAAGAACGCTAATTAAGCGGCATTGAATATTTTTTGATTTCTAGATGGCCGGGATGTCAAGTATTTCAACTAGATTAAAGCGGAATTTATGGTATAATGAACACAATGAGCCAGGCGGGAAGCGTTTGGCGAATGTGTGATAATCACTAATATTCTATATGAGGTGTGCATATGGCTTTAAAAGTTGATACCAGGAGAATACTGGCTGAGTCATTGGAAAATTTATTAGAGAAGAGGGAATTGAAGGATATAACGGTTAATGAGATCGTAGGGAACTGCGGGGCCGCAAGAAGTACGTTTTATCATCATTTTAAAGATAAATACGATCTTGCGAACTGGATATACGAGGATTTCCTGACCGGATATCTGAATACGCAGGAGCACGTGGATATGGATTACTATTCCATGCAATTGGAGCCATTAGAATTCATCTATTCAAAGAAAACTTTCTTTTCGAAGATCTGTAAATATAAGGGCCAGAACTGCTTTTATGAATTTGTGTTTCAGATCACGCAAAAAAGAGCGGTTGAAATGGCCAGGAGAATTCAAAAAACGGATAATCTCCCGGAGGAAATCCTGATAGCAATAGATTATATGTCATCGGGGCATGCCTATCTGCTCAACAAATGGGTGGTGCAGGGATTTTTTATCAAGCCGGATAAGATGGCGCAGTATCTGCTAGAGAATACGGCGCCTGGTATTGAACGCATCTGCAGGGTGGAAGAGTTATAATAGGGAAAGCGTTTAAACCCCTGAAGCATTGGAGTTCCTTTGCTTCAGGGGTTTTGTATTGATTGATAGTGTTAAAAATAAAACAAAATAATCCAAGTGTTGTTTGGATGGACATTCAGGGGTGTTTGTTCATTGTATTTGGAGGGCAGCGAGGTTATAACTGAATCATAGATAATACATAGAACAAATCAAATGTCAGAAAGGATGAAAGGAAATGGAGTTTAAATCAATTTTTACCCCGTTGAAAATCGGGAACATGGTACTTAAGAATCGCCTGGTTATACCTGGAATGGGAAACAATCTTGGCTCAGAAGACGGGGCTGGAGATATGACGCCAAAGGCACAGGCATATTATGCAGAAAGAGCAAAGGGCGGGTATGGGCTCATCATGACAGAGGTTGTCCGTGTAACAGAGGACGGCAATTCCATACCACAGGAAATTAGTATTTATGACGATAAGTTCATTCCTGGCTTAAGAAAGATGGTGGAAGAAGTACATCAATATGGCAGTAAAATCTGCGCGCAGCTTCATCACGCTGGACGTGAAGCAGAAAGAAGCCAGAAAGCACCTTCCCCGATTAAGATGTCTTCTTCGCCATTCTTCAAATCTGTGGCACCTAAGGAACTGACAACACAAGAATGCTGGGAACTGATACATGCATTCAGCGATGCCGCCGTACGCGCTAAGAAAGCCGGATTTGACTGCGTAGAGCTTCATGGTGGCCATCAGTATCTGATCGCACAGTTTCTCTCGCCTTATACAAATAAGAGAACAGACGAATTTGGCGGAAATACGGATAACCGGGCTCGATTCCTTACAGAGATCATCAAGGAGATCAAAGAAAAATGTGGAGATTACCCGGTGATCGTACGTATCAGCGGAGATGAACGGGCATACGGAGGGCGCACGCCGCTTCAGAGCGCGGTACTTGCAAGAATTATTGAGGCAGCAGGCGCCGATGCCCTTAATATCAGCGTAGGGAATGGAGCAACCAATGCAACGGTGGCACCGCCTTCCTACCCCATGGGCCATATTCTTGATGATGCCTCAAGAGTAAAGAAGGCAGTATCAATACCAGTAATTGGAGTAGGACGTGTCCATGATCCCTATATGATTGACGCGGCAATTGACGAAGGATGGGTAGATGCCGTGGCAGTAGGCCGCCAGTCTATCGCTGATCCATACTTCCCGAATAAACTTCTGGCCGGGCATCCGGAAGAGGTATGCCCCTGCGTATCCTGCCTTCAGGGCTGCGTGGGCAGATTAAATGATCCAGATTACCTTGACATTAACTGCCTGATGAACCCATTTGTATCCCGGGAGCATGAATGGAAGATCGAAGAAGCAGGACAAAAGAAAAAAATCGTCGTTATCGGCGCGGGGGCGGCAGGTATGCAGTATGCCCAGATTGCGGCGCAGAGGGGACATGAAGTTATTATTTTTGAAAAGAATGATCGTGTTGGAGGACAGGTTCTTCTGGCGGCTATGCCACCGTCTAAGCAGGCATTTTGCTCGGCAATCCGTTACTGGGAAACGATGTGTCGAAAGTACGATGTTGAGATCAGATTAAATACGACTGCGACAGTAGAATTAATAAATGCGGAGAATCCTGATGTCGTGGTCATCGCAACCGGATCTTTGTCTGCCCATCCTCCGTTCAAGGGGCTTGAAGAACATGCGGTTATGGATGCAAGAGAGGTTCTTATAGGCAAAGTCACTCCAGAACATAAGTCAATGGTTATCGGCGGCGGCCTAGTAGGATGCGAGCTGGCATCCATGCTGGCAGAACAGGGACATGAGATTACGATCGTGGAAATGGGAGACCATCTGCTGCCGGAACTTGCGCTGTGGCAGCAATGGGCACAGCAGGATCTGCTGGAGTTTGTAACCGAAAAGTGCAAGATCCAGACTAGTTCTAAGGTGATGGAAGTATTAAAGGATGGTGTCGTCTTAGAATGCAATGGAGAACAACTGACTCTGGACGGCTATGGCAGCGTGATACTTGCGTGTGGCGCAAAGCCGCTGAATGTATTCTCTGATAAGCTGGGGGATATTCCTGAAGTCCAGGTCATCGGGGATGCTGTGAAAGTGAGCAAGATCATTGATGCGGTTGAAGAAGCGACGAGATATGCGCTCTATGTATAAATAGTATAAGTTATGGCAATTAAGGAAGGGGGTGCGTCAGCCCCCTCCTTTTTTTGTTAGGACAGTTGGAATGCGAGACATTTCAGCTGTTTTGTTTATCCAGTATACAGAGTTAATGATTTGTATATATATTTCTGCCCCAGGCCATGTGATAATTTTAACAAAATATTGAAGGATAACCATGTGGAAAGGAGAAGAAAGTCTTGAAATCAAAAATATATTATGGATATTTTGTGACGTTCCTGGCAGGCTTGACAATTATGGGATCTTATGGAATCTTGTCGTCTTGTATGGGGAATTTTATTGCCGCGGGCATTCTGAAGAAAGGGTGGAATGCAGCAATTGTAGGCCTGGCATATTCTATGCGGCTTATTCCTTCTGCAATATCTCCGCTCGTAGGCATTATACTGGCCAGGTTTGGCCCCCGGCGGACTATTTTTTGGACAACATTATTAACTTCTATAATTGTTATTATATGCGGATACTTTGATTCAGCATGGGGATTCGTATTTGGATTTGGCCTGGCTGTTGGCGTATCAATGTATTTTAATGATAATCTTGCCTGTACTACAGTAATCAATAATTGGTGGGAAAACAGAAGAGGCCAGATGAGCAGTATGTTAATGACGTTTTCATATGCAGGAGGAGTTATCTTTCCTCTTATAATCGCCTGGATGTTAAGGACTTTTGAGTGGAAGACCACAATGTGGCTTTGCGGGCTTCTTCTTTTCTGTATAACAGCCCTTCCGCAGTTTTTCTGGATGAAAGATCGCCCGGCAGAAATGGGATTAAAAATTGAAGAAGGCCTGAAGCCAAAGCAATTGAAGAAAAAGAAGCGGATAACGAATGAGCCGGCGGACGAGCCGGAAGATTGGGATGTGAAATCGGCTCTTAAGACTCCGCAGATATGGATTCTTGGAATTTTGTATGGATTCATCTGTACGCCATTTATTGTAGTTATGAATTATTCCATCACTCATCTTGAAATGAATGGGATGGGAGGAATGCAGGCCACTTATTTTATATCGGGCCTGAGTGTTACGACGTTTATTTTCACGCTGTTTATCGGGACCATTGTTGACTATCTTGGGGTAAAGAAAAGTTTTATACTCGCGTTTTTAATGGGGGCGGTTGGAATTATAAGCATAGTATTTGTAAACTGCAGTTATCTTACCTGGATTATCCCTTTGATATGCTGTCCATTTCCGATGAGTATGGGGCTGCCTATCGTGACTACTGCTGTTGGCGATTATTATGGCAAAAAGAATTTTTCGATAATATGGGGATTTGCGCTGCCGCTTACTACGCTTGCAACGATTGGAATATCACCATTAGTAGGCATTATGCTGGCTCATTTTAATTCGTTGACGCTGGCGTTTGTGGCAGCTTCGCTTCATCAGCTAGTAGGAATTGTCCTCGTGCTTTTTCTGAAGAAGCCGGTTGGGCAACGCTGCCAATAAGTAAATTAAGACATTCTCCCAAGGGACGTTTTCCTGCATGGCGGGTTGACACAAGTCCGATTCCGTACTATAATACGTCTGTTGTGAGTACGGAATCGGACTAAGGAGAGGCTTATGGAAAATACGTTTGGAAATGAATTGAGAGAGTTTAACTGCCTTTATAAAGAAGTGGATGAGATATATCATGAGATAGCCTTGAAGATGGGAATATCGGACAGCGGATTTATTATACTGTACGCTTTGGCGGAACTGGGAGACGGGTGCCTGCAAAAAGATATTGCGAAGATTTATTATATCAGCAAGCAGACGGTCAATTCTTCCATCAGCAATCTTAAGAAGAATGGGTATGTATGCCTCCGTCCGGGAAAAGGCCGCGATATGCATATCTGCCTGACGCCTCGAGGCGAGGAACTGATCCGGGAAAAGATTGTTCCGGTAATAGAAGCGGAAAACAGTACATTTGCCGCTATGACCCAAAAAGAAAGCAGGGAACTGATCAGGCTGACCAGGAAGTATGCTTCTCTTTTACGGGAAAAAGCGGAACAAATATTATGATTTAGGGGGACTCATGAGAATACAGCTATCAGATCACTTTACTTATAGAAAACTTATTAGGTTCGTGCTGCCATCTGTTGTCATGATGGTCTGCACATCCTTATACAGCATCGTAGACGGGCTCTTTGTATCCAACTTTGTAGGGAAGACTCCATTTGCGGCGATTAATCTGACCATGCCTCTTCTGATGGGGCTGGGCTCCATTGGATTCATGATCGGAACAGGAGGCAGCGCCATAGTTTCCAAGACATTAGGAGAAGGAAAGGAAGACAGAGCCAGCCAATATTTTACCCTTCTTGTTGCTGCCGCGGCAGTATTAAGCCTGGTATTCGGGATTACAGGCTTTATCTT
This genomic interval carries:
- a CDS encoding Rpn family recombination-promoting nuclease/putative transposase, giving the protein MSKQQNMIPLQELNLTSRFLFEEVLEDPRTHQDILEIIFQKEIPLLEKNETEKELRVSPLLRSIRMDVFSMDQEKVIYNTEMQQKRRADLAKRSRYYQSMTDTSLLEPGVPDYNRLNTSYIIMIMPFDLFGYKRYVYTFRSRCEEEAECILEDGATRIFLNTRGENDSEVPRELVEFLHYLENTTDEAAAGTDSERIKRIHKRVCEVRLSEEVGVKYMQAWEEKYYEKQEAREEGIKLGIEEGIQTGERRKLRELAIKKQQKGKSIEEIAEILEEDEETIRQLLEEQA
- a CDS encoding SDR family NAD(P)-dependent oxidoreductase, which produces MKDYLGFKGKVCVVSGARTGVGKAAAEILVDLGAKVYAAGRNRGEIEGIEKFVIMDLCSKESIDKAFKEFPEKIDCFIGCAGLFGDVNDFMSVTITNFVSNKYIIQEYLSKRIVDKGTIGFVTSNNGTHWEQERFRKECQATIEAEGWEGTIQQLIDSGLSQKTGMDGYNFSKRCMNNFLTRTAHDLSKRNVRVNYVLPGPIDTKMLHACMDNAGAPVESLLNSVLENADHICAPEEVAAPLIAMCSNMMTYVTGAGIYTDFGLDSYIRLGLIEDRVAGQYEPLI
- a CDS encoding MFS transporter, with protein sequence MTNKTRAWLTWLGLAIVGSLMGVAYGAPTLLYETILENTGCTPTQFGFIFSAMGISLLIGSLLVGKAIEINSKAFSMAGSLCALILYAAIGLSNSIFVIIVAGFLYGLIFQFCGNSLLSAMCARWFNIGRGKVVSIAFVLQALASVILNPILAKLVVAIGGKAAALLLGIVFSGVSFFLLAFAVSRFPEHYNMKAIDLGKNMKEEKISEEKEAEGYECSLPVLKIIMTPAFLLLAVSVFLMSMGSNIYFSNSTMIFQSFGLDYESAALAMSIYGIAGMAISFLSGVIIDKLGPKKGLSIFFGLAAAVCLACPLLKGWTGAVIFAVFIPCCSVWNMIAAMALPKMFGVKRSASLMGYINFCGSLCSIIIGPIATGLYGMTGSYVTPVVITGAGIAIATVFVWISLGDKMAAGVRRRDEMFRIRKNAN
- a CDS encoding TetR/AcrR family transcriptional regulator C-terminal domain-containing protein, whose product is MALKVDTRRILAESLENLLEKRELKDITVNEIVGNCGAARSTFYHHFKDKYDLANWIYEDFLTGYLNTQEHVDMDYYSMQLEPLEFIYSKKTFFSKICKYKGQNCFYEFVFQITQKRAVEMARRIQKTDNLPEEILIAIDYMSSGHAYLLNKWVVQGFFIKPDKMAQYLLENTAPGIERICRVEEL
- a CDS encoding NAD(P)/FAD-dependent oxidoreductase, whose amino-acid sequence is MEFKSIFTPLKIGNMVLKNRLVIPGMGNNLGSEDGAGDMTPKAQAYYAERAKGGYGLIMTEVVRVTEDGNSIPQEISIYDDKFIPGLRKMVEEVHQYGSKICAQLHHAGREAERSQKAPSPIKMSSSPFFKSVAPKELTTQECWELIHAFSDAAVRAKKAGFDCVELHGGHQYLIAQFLSPYTNKRTDEFGGNTDNRARFLTEIIKEIKEKCGDYPVIVRISGDERAYGGRTPLQSAVLARIIEAAGADALNISVGNGATNATVAPPSYPMGHILDDASRVKKAVSIPVIGVGRVHDPYMIDAAIDEGWVDAVAVGRQSIADPYFPNKLLAGHPEEVCPCVSCLQGCVGRLNDPDYLDINCLMNPFVSREHEWKIEEAGQKKKIVVIGAGAAGMQYAQIAAQRGHEVIIFEKNDRVGGQVLLAAMPPSKQAFCSAIRYWETMCRKYDVEIRLNTTATVELINAENPDVVVIATGSLSAHPPFKGLEEHAVMDAREVLIGKVTPEHKSMVIGGGLVGCELASMLAEQGHEITIVEMGDHLLPELALWQQWAQQDLLEFVTEKCKIQTSSKVMEVLKDGVVLECNGEQLTLDGYGSVILACGAKPLNVFSDKLGDIPEVQVIGDAVKVSKIIDAVEEATRYALYV
- a CDS encoding MFS transporter; translated protein: MGNFIAAGILKKGWNAAIVGLAYSMRLIPSAISPLVGIILARFGPRRTIFWTTLLTSIIVIICGYFDSAWGFVFGFGLAVGVSMYFNDNLACTTVINNWWENRRGQMSSMLMTFSYAGGVIFPLIIAWMLRTFEWKTTMWLCGLLLFCITALPQFFWMKDRPAEMGLKIEEGLKPKQLKKKKRITNEPADEPEDWDVKSALKTPQIWILGILYGFICTPFIVVMNYSITHLEMNGMGGMQATYFISGLSVTTFIFTLFIGTIVDYLGVKKSFILAFLMGAVGIISIVFVNCSYLTWIIPLICCPFPMSMGLPIVTTAVGDYYGKKNFSIIWGFALPLTTLATIGISPLVGIMLAHFNSLTLAFVAASLHQLVGIVLVLFLKKPVGQRCQ
- a CDS encoding MarR family winged helix-turn-helix transcriptional regulator, translated to MENTFGNELREFNCLYKEVDEIYHEIALKMGISDSGFIILYALAELGDGCLQKDIAKIYYISKQTVNSSISNLKKNGYVCLRPGKGRDMHICLTPRGEELIREKIVPVIEAENSTFAAMTQKESRELIRLTRKYASLLREKAEQIL